Below is a genomic region from Ammonifex degensii KC4.
ACATGGAAAGGTCGTTATAGCTATCCCCTATGGCCATGACCTCTTCCGGCCTGAGCCCAAAGTATTCGGCCAGGTGGGCCAAGGCCTGTCCCTTAGTGGCCTGAGGGTGGGCTATCTCCAGGAAGTAAGGTTTGGATTTGCCCACGTACAGGACGCCCCGGTACCGAGCCTCGAGTTCGGGAAGGAGGCGGTCGATCTCCTCTTCCGGTGCCACCATAAGTACCTTGGTAGGAGGCTCCCGGAGGAAGCGGCGCAAGTCACCCACTATCCGGGGCTTTACCCGGCACATACAGGCGTACCTTTCTCCTTCGGGAGTGAGGCGGGAGAAGCACAGGGTGTCGTTGACGTAAACCTGGAGGTGAAAGCCCAAAGGGTAAAGGTAGTCCAGCACCTCCCGCGCCAGGTCTAAGGGCACGGGTAAGTGCAGCAACTCCTCTTCCCCGGGAAAGTTTTTCACCCAGGCACCCTGGTAGGTGATGAGCGGCCCTTTAAGTCCCAGTTCGGCCGCGTAAGGGATGGTAGCCCGGTACATACGCCCCGTGGCCAGCACTACCCGCACTCCCCGCCTCTGCACCTCTTGCAGAACCCGGCGGGTGCGGGGGGTGATTTTCAGTTCCGGATCGAGCAGGGTGTCGTCCAGATCAATGGCCACAAGCTTTATCGTCAATTTCCCCACTCCTGTGGAAGTAACGGTAAACCGCTTCGGCCGCCGGCCGGGTCATGCCCGGCACCCGGGCTAACTCCTCCACCGAGGCCCTAGCCAAGGCCTCCAGGGTAGGGAAAGCCCGCAGCAGAGCCGAGCGGCGGGCCGGCCCTATCCCCTCGATCTCGCTGAGCAGAGAGCGTAGGCTCTCCTTTTCCCGCCGGCGCCGGTGGAAGCCTAAAGCGAAGCGGTGGGCCTCGTCGCGTACCCGTTGCAAGAGGTGCAGGGCGGGACTCGACCGGGGAAGGATTATGGGGTTACCAGCCTGGTGCGGCGGATAAATCCATTCCTCCTCCTTGGCCAAGCCGAAAACGGGGATGTCGTAGCCCAGTTCCTCCAGCACTTCCCGCGCCACCCCCGCCTGCCCTGCCCCGCCGTCCACCAGGATGAGGTCAGGCAAAGGCAAGAACTTGGCCTGCTGGGGAGTAATCCTTCCTTCCGCCAAGGCCTCCTCTTCCTGCCGCGCTCGCATGAAGCGCCGGTAAAGGGTCTCGCGCAGGGCCTGGTAGTCGTTCGGCTTGCCAGGTTGCGTCAAGGCAAAGCGGCGGTAACCGCTCTTGTAGGGCTTTCCGCCCACGAAAACCACCATGACCGCCACCGGCGCCACCCCTTGGAGGTGGGAGGCATCGTAGCCCTCTATGCGGTGCGGCACCCGGGGAAGACCCAAGGCTTCTGCCAAGGAGGAAAGGCTTCTGGCCTGGGCCTCTGCCTCCCGCAAGCCCTCATTTAAGGCGGCCCAGGCGTTCTTCTCCGCCAGCTCCAAAAGCTCTTTCTTGTGCCCTCGGCGCGGCACTACAATCTTCACCTCAAAACCGGCCCGGGAGCGCAAGAGATCGACCAACGCCTCCTCCAGGGGAGGAGAAGGGAGCACCAGCTCCGACGGGAAGGAGGAAGCAATAACGCCGTAGTACTGCTTGAGAAACTCTGTCAGTAGTCCCTGCTCCTCTTCCGGAGCGATGGTCAGGGGGAAGCTTTCCTGACCAATGAGCCTCCCCTCCCGGACCAGAAGGACTACCGCCTGAGCTCGGTCCTCCTGGCGGGCCAGGCCCACCACGTCCAGATCCTCCGGCCGGGAGGAAACCACGCGCTGGCGCTCCAGGATGAGCTTTAGCGCCTGGAGCCGGTCCCGGTAGACCGCCGCCCGCTCGAAAGCGAGCTCCTCCGCCGCCTGCTTCATCTCTCTTTCCAGCTGGCGTAACACCTGCCGGTAGCGCCCTTCCAGGAAAAGACACAAGGAGTCGATATTGCGCCGGTAAACTTCCGGGTCCACCTGCCCGGTACAGGGGCCGGGGCAACGCTTTATATGGTAGTTGAGGCAGGGACGGGAGTTGGGACGCGGAACGGGACCGGAACAGGAGCGGTAGGGGAAAAGGGTGCGTAGGAAGCGCAGCGTCTCGTAAACGGCACCCGCTTTGGTGTAGGGGCCGAAGTAGCGGGCCCGCTTGTCATCCCGCCGGCGGGCAAACAGCACCCGCGGGTACTCCTCCTCCACGGTTACCTTGATGTAGGGGTAGCTCTTGTCGTCCTTCAGCACCACGTTGTAGCGAGGCCGGTGCAGCTTTATGAGGTTGGCCTCCAGGATGAGCGCCTCCACCTCGTTATCGGTGACCATGAACTCCAGGTTCGCCACCCGGCGCAAAATAGCCTCCACCTTGGGAGAAGGGTTCCCCTGGAAATAGCTCTTCACCCGCTGCCGTAGAGAAGCCGCCTTTCCCACATAGATGACCTCTCCTCGCTCGTCCTTGAAAAGGTAGACGCCGGGTTCGGCTGGCAGACTCTGGGCCTTAAGCAGTAGCTCTTCCCTCAACTTCCCACCGCCCTGGAAGCAGAAGCAGACTCTGCCAGCACCCGGCGCAGGTAGCGCCCGGTATAGGAATGGGGTACGGCCGCTATCTCTTCCGGCGTGCCTACCGCCACCACTTCGCCGCCCCGCTCCCCTCCTTCCGGCCCCAGGTCGA
It encodes:
- a CDS encoding Cof-type HAD-IIB family hydrolase, which gives rise to MTIKLVAIDLDDTLLDPELKITPRTRRVLQEVQRRGVRVVLATGRMYRATIPYAAELGLKGPLITYQGAWVKNFPGEEELLHLPVPLDLAREVLDYLYPLGFHLQVYVNDTLCFSRLTPEGERYACMCRVKPRIVGDLRRFLREPPTKVLMVAPEEEIDRLLPELEARYRGVLYVGKSKPYFLEIAHPQATKGQALAHLAEYFGLRPEEVMAIGDSYNDLSMFRFAGLAVAMGNARPEIQAEADFVTASNAEEGVAEALEKFVLGGKT
- the uvrC gene encoding excinuclease ABC subunit UvrC; its protein translation is MREELLLKAQSLPAEPGVYLFKDERGEVIYVGKAASLRQRVKSYFQGNPSPKVEAILRRVANLEFMVTDNEVEALILEANLIKLHRPRYNVVLKDDKSYPYIKVTVEEEYPRVLFARRRDDKRARYFGPYTKAGAVYETLRFLRTLFPYRSCSGPVPRPNSRPCLNYHIKRCPGPCTGQVDPEVYRRNIDSLCLFLEGRYRQVLRQLEREMKQAAEELAFERAAVYRDRLQALKLILERQRVVSSRPEDLDVVGLARQEDRAQAVVLLVREGRLIGQESFPLTIAPEEEQGLLTEFLKQYYGVIASSFPSELVLPSPPLEEALVDLLRSRAGFEVKIVVPRRGHKKELLELAEKNAWAALNEGLREAEAQARSLSSLAEALGLPRVPHRIEGYDASHLQGVAPVAVMVVFVGGKPYKSGYRRFALTQPGKPNDYQALRETLYRRFMRARQEEEALAEGRITPQQAKFLPLPDLILVDGGAGQAGVAREVLEELGYDIPVFGLAKEEEWIYPPHQAGNPIILPRSSPALHLLQRVRDEAHRFALGFHRRRREKESLRSLLSEIEGIGPARRSALLRAFPTLEALARASVEELARVPGMTRPAAEAVYRYFHRSGEIDDKACGH